The Streptococcus sp. VT 162 genome has a window encoding:
- a CDS encoding cell division protein FtsA, producing the protein MTRDGFFTGLDIGTSSIKVLVAEHRDGEVNVIGVSNAKSKGVKDGIIVDIEAAASAIKSAITQAEEKAGISIKSVNVGLPANLLQVEPTQGMIPVTSDTKEITDQDVENVVKSALTKSMTPDREVITFIPEEFIVDGFQGIRDPRGMMGVRLEMRGLLYTGPRTILHNLRKTVERVGIHVDNVIISPLAIVNSVLNEGEREFGATVIDMGGGQTTVATIRNQELQFTNIYQEGGDYVTKDISKVLKTSQKIAESLKLNYGEAYVPLASNETFQVEVIGEVEPVEVTESYLAEIISARIKHIFDQIKQELERRHLLDLPGGIVLIGGNAILPGIVELAQEVFGVRVKLYVPNQVGIRNPAFAHVISLSEFAGKLTEVNLLAQKAVKGDEFLRQKPINFGIPNQRLNPVAQPSPAQTAPAETVQEAPVAPKEEFQASSQSKPKLTERFRGLIGSMFDE; encoded by the coding sequence ATGACTAGAGATGGTTTTTTTACAGGCTTAGATATCGGAACTAGCTCGATTAAAGTGCTAGTAGCTGAGCATAGAGATGGCGAAGTAAATGTAATTGGTGTAAGTAATGCCAAAAGTAAAGGTGTAAAAGACGGAATTATTGTTGATATTGAAGCAGCTGCTTCAGCGATCAAATCCGCAATCACACAGGCAGAAGAGAAAGCTGGTATTTCTATTAAGTCTGTTAACGTTGGCCTTCCAGCAAACCTCTTGCAGGTTGAACCAACACAAGGAATGATTCCTGTAACTTCAGATACCAAAGAAATCACAGATCAAGATGTTGAAAATGTTGTCAAATCAGCTTTGACAAAGAGCATGACTCCTGACCGTGAAGTGATTACCTTTATTCCTGAAGAATTCATCGTGGATGGATTCCAAGGCATCCGTGACCCTCGTGGTATGATGGGTGTCCGCTTGGAAATGCGTGGCCTGCTTTACACAGGTCCTCGTACGATTCTACACAATCTTCGTAAGACGGTTGAGCGTGTAGGTATTCATGTTGATAATGTGATTATTTCACCTTTGGCAATCGTGAACTCCGTTCTCAATGAAGGCGAACGCGAATTTGGTGCGACTGTCATTGACATGGGTGGAGGTCAGACTACTGTAGCGACTATCCGCAACCAAGAATTGCAGTTCACCAACATCTACCAAGAAGGTGGAGATTACGTTACTAAAGACATTTCTAAAGTCTTGAAAACATCTCAAAAAATTGCAGAAAGTTTGAAACTGAACTATGGTGAAGCTTACGTTCCACTTGCAAGTAACGAAACTTTCCAAGTTGAAGTAATTGGTGAAGTAGAACCTGTTGAAGTAACCGAAAGCTACTTGGCAGAAATTATCTCAGCACGCATCAAACATATCTTTGACCAAATCAAACAAGAGTTGGAAAGAAGACACTTGTTAGATTTGCCAGGAGGTATCGTCCTTATCGGTGGAAATGCAATTTTGCCAGGAATTGTTGAATTAGCCCAAGAAGTATTTGGTGTTCGAGTAAAACTTTATGTACCAAATCAAGTTGGAATTCGCAACCCTGCATTTGCACATGTGATTAGCTTGTCTGAGTTTGCTGGTAAATTGACAGAAGTCAATCTTCTTGCACAAAAAGCAGTTAAAGGAGATGAATTCCTTCGTCAAAAACCAATTAACTTTGGCATTCCAAATCAACGTTTGAATCCAGTAGCGCAACCAAGTCCAGCACAAACAGCTCCAGCTGAAACTGTGCAGGAAGCTCCAGTTGCTCCGAAGGAAGAATTCCAAGCAAGTTCTCAAAGTAAACCGAAGCTAACAGAACGTTTCCGTGGTTTGATCGGAAGCATGTTTGATGAATAA
- a CDS encoding cell division protein FtsZ yields MTFSFDTAAAQGAVIKVIGVGGGGGNAINRMVDEGVAGVEFIAANTDVQALSSTKAETVIQLGPKLTRGLGAGGRPEVGRKAAEESEEALTEAITGADMVFITAGMGGGSGTGAAPVIARIAKDLGALTVGVVTRPFGFEGSKRGQYAVEGINELREHVDTLLIISNNNLLEIVDKKTPLLEALSEADNVLRQGVQGITDLITNPGLINLDFADVKTVMANKGNALMGIGIGSGEERVVEAARKAIYSPLLETTIDGAEDVIVNVTGGLDLTLIEAEEASEIVNQAAGQGVNIWLGTSIDESMKDEIRVTVVATGVRQERVEKVVGARNNQPVGRPSTKAPQAHTFDRQFDLEETAELPKSSPRRFETNQASAFGDWDLRRESIVRQTDPVVSPVERFETPVSQDEDELDTPPFFKNR; encoded by the coding sequence ATGACATTTTCATTTGATACAGCAGCAGCTCAAGGCGCAGTTATTAAGGTAATTGGTGTCGGTGGTGGTGGTGGTAACGCCATCAACCGCATGGTTGACGAAGGTGTTGCTGGTGTAGAATTTATCGCAGCCAACACTGATGTACAAGCCCTTAGCAGTACGAAAGCAGAAACAGTTATCCAACTTGGTCCAAAATTGACTCGTGGTTTGGGTGCTGGAGGGCGTCCGGAAGTTGGACGTAAAGCTGCAGAAGAAAGTGAAGAAGCTTTGACGGAAGCTATCACTGGAGCAGACATGGTCTTTATCACTGCTGGTATGGGTGGTGGATCTGGTACAGGTGCAGCCCCTGTCATTGCACGTATCGCTAAAGATCTTGGTGCTCTTACAGTTGGTGTCGTGACACGTCCTTTCGGATTTGAAGGAAGCAAACGTGGCCAGTACGCTGTAGAAGGAATCAACGAACTTCGCGAGCATGTTGATACTTTGTTGATTATCTCTAACAACAACTTGCTTGAAATCGTTGATAAGAAAACGCCACTTCTTGAAGCTCTTAGCGAAGCAGATAACGTTCTTCGCCAAGGTGTTCAAGGGATTACTGACTTGATCACGAACCCAGGATTGATTAACCTTGACTTTGCTGACGTGAAAACTGTAATGGCCAACAAAGGGAATGCCCTTATGGGTATCGGTATCGGTAGTGGTGAAGAACGCGTTGTTGAAGCGGCTCGTAAAGCAATTTACTCTCCACTTCTTGAAACAACTATCGATGGTGCTGAGGATGTCATCGTCAACGTTACTGGTGGTCTTGATTTGACCTTGATTGAAGCAGAAGAAGCTTCAGAAATCGTCAACCAAGCAGCTGGCCAAGGTGTAAACATCTGGCTTGGAACATCAATTGACGAAAGCATGAAGGATGAAATCCGTGTTACTGTTGTAGCGACAGGTGTTCGTCAAGAGCGAGTGGAAAAAGTAGTTGGAGCTCGTAACAACCAACCAGTTGGACGTCCATCAACTAAAGCGCCACAAGCACACACATTTGACCGTCAATTCGACTTGGAAGAAACAGCAGAATTGCCTAAATCAAGCCCACGTCGTTTTGAAACAAACCAAGCGTCTGCTTTTGGAGACTGGGACTTGCGTCGTGAGTCAATTGTTCGCCAAACAGATCCAGTTGTTTCACCGGTAGAACGCTTCGAAACACCAGTTTCACAAGATGAAGATGAATTGGATACACCTCCATTCTTCAAAAACCGTTAA
- a CDS encoding cell division protein, whose protein sequence is MNLKKNTELVFQQIADASQEANRALDAVSVIAVTKYVDVQTAEALLPLGVRHIGENRVDKFLEKYQALKDYPVTWHLIGTLQRRKVKEVIPYVDYFHALDSLKLAQEIQKRTDHVIKCFLQVNISGEESKHGFSKEELLELLPELAKLDQIEYVGLMTMAPFEADSDELKEIFKDTQALQAEIREKQIPNMPMTELSMGMSRDFKEAIQFGSTFVRIGTAFFK, encoded by the coding sequence ATGAATTTGAAAAAAAATACTGAATTAGTTTTTCAGCAAATAGCTGATGCTAGTCAAGAAGCCAACCGTGCTCTAGATGCTGTTTCAGTAATCGCAGTGACAAAGTATGTAGATGTACAAACAGCGGAAGCCTTGCTTCCGCTTGGTGTCCGTCATATAGGTGAAAATCGAGTCGATAAATTTTTAGAAAAATATCAGGCCTTGAAAGATTACCCAGTTACTTGGCATTTAATAGGAACACTACAGAGACGGAAAGTGAAAGAAGTAATCCCATATGTGGATTACTTTCATGCTTTAGATTCCCTTAAGTTAGCCCAGGAAATTCAAAAGAGAACAGATCATGTTATCAAGTGTTTCTTGCAGGTCAATATTTCTGGGGAAGAAAGCAAGCATGGGTTTTCAAAAGAAGAATTGCTAGAACTTTTGCCAGAATTGGCTAAGTTAGATCAGATTGAGTATGTTGGTTTAATGACCATGGCTCCTTTTGAGGCAGACAGTGATGAATTGAAAGAAATTTTCAAGGATACGCAGGCTCTGCAAGCAGAAATTAGAGAAAAACAAATCCCTAATATGCCGATGACAGAGCTAAGCATGGGAATGAGTCGTGATTTTAAAGAAGCGATTCAGTTCGGCTCAACCTTTGTTCGAATCGGTACAGCATTTTTTAAATAG
- a CDS encoding cell division protein SepF yields MSLKDRFDKFIDYFTEDGEETTNYQTQQEETVSPAISSSKELPAPAQSGSAKDANITRLHARQQELAMQSHRSDEKVTIDVRYPRKYEDATEIVDLLAGNESILIDFQYMTEVQARRCLDYLDGARHVLAGNMKKVASTMYLLTPVNVVVNIEDIKLPDESQSAEFGFDIKRNRAR; encoded by the coding sequence ATGTCTTTAAAAGATAGATTCGATAAATTTATAGATTATTTTACAGAAGACGGAGAAGAAACGACTAACTACCAGACTCAACAAGAGGAAACAGTTAGCCCAGCCATCTCATCTTCTAAAGAATTACCAGCACCTGCTCAGTCAGGATCAGCAAAAGATGCAAATATTACTCGTCTTCATGCGCGTCAGCAAGAATTGGCAATGCAAAGCCATCGTTCAGATGAGAAAGTGACAATTGACGTTCGCTATCCAAGAAAATATGAAGATGCAACTGAAATTGTAGATTTGTTAGCTGGAAATGAAAGTATTTTGATTGATTTCCAATATATGACAGAAGTACAAGCCCGTCGTTGTCTTGATTACTTAGATGGAGCCCGTCATGTCTTGGCTGGAAACATGAAAAAAGTTGCGAGTACGATGTATCTATTGACGCCTGTCAACGTTGTCGTGAATATTGAAGATATCAAGCTTCCAGATGAATCACAAAGCGCTGAGTTTGGTTTTGATATTAAACGAAATAGAGCAAGATAA
- a CDS encoding membrane protein — translation MIFLIRLIQNAVSIYSIILVAFALLSWFPNAYESQLGRLVIRLARPVIEPLRKLNLQFAGLDFTVWAALILIQFVGNLLTRLVLLL, via the coding sequence ATGATTTTCTTAATTCGTTTAATCCAAAATGCGGTCAGCATTTATTCCATCATTCTCGTTGCATTTGCTCTTCTTTCATGGTTTCCAAATGCCTATGAAAGCCAGCTAGGTCGCCTAGTTATCAGACTTGCTCGTCCAGTTATTGAGCCCCTTCGTAAGCTCAATCTACAATTTGCTGGCCTTGATTTTACGGTTTGGGCAGCGCTGATTCTGATTCAGTTTGTTGGAAATCTCTTAACACGACTAGTCCTATTACTATGA
- a CDS encoding RNA-binding protein, protein MTANRAIYQHFSQDDIPFIDKGLEWIKRVEDTYAPVLTPFINPHQEQILRVLAGTYGLGCQSSGDFLPTESVRVLLYPDYFEPEISDFEMALLEICYPSKFEQLSHGRILGTIINQLGIDRKLFGDILVDEKRAQIFVNRDFIPLFQDGIRKIGRLPVSLEECPFTDRILSKIDYREREILVSSFRLDALLSSALKLSRNQASQLIEKKSVQVNYHLVEKSDYQVAVGDLISVRKFGRLKIVKDNGQTKKDKKKLTVRLLLSK, encoded by the coding sequence ATGACAGCAAATCGAGCCATTTATCAGCATTTTTCCCAAGATGATATTCCCTTTATTGATAAGGGATTAGAGTGGATCAAGCGGGTGGAAGATACCTATGCGCCGGTACTTACTCCTTTTATCAATCCCCATCAGGAACAGATTTTGAGGGTACTAGCTGGGACATATGGACTGGGTTGCCAAAGTAGTGGTGATTTTCTTCCGACAGAGTCGGTTCGAGTTCTTCTCTATCCAGATTACTTTGAACCGGAGATATCAGACTTTGAAATGGCCTTGTTGGAAATTTGCTATCCGAGTAAGTTTGAGCAACTGAGTCATGGAAGAATATTGGGAACAATTATCAACCAACTAGGAATTGACCGTAAATTATTTGGTGATATCTTGGTAGATGAAAAGAGAGCACAGATTTTTGTCAATCGTGATTTCATTCCTCTTTTTCAGGATGGAATAAGAAAGATTGGCAGACTTCCTGTATCGCTGGAGGAATGTCCTTTTACCGATAGGATTTTGTCTAAAATTGATTATAGAGAACGAGAAATTTTAGTTTCGAGTTTTCGATTGGATGCCCTCTTATCAAGTGCCTTGAAATTATCTAGAAACCAAGCTAGTCAACTGATAGAGAAAAAATCTGTCCAGGTGAACTATCATCTGGTTGAAAAAAGTGATTACCAGGTTGCAGTTGGAGATTTGATCAGTGTGAGAAAGTTTGGTCGTCTAAAAATTGTCAAAGACAATGGTCAGACCAAAAAGGATAAGAAAAAACTAACAGTCCGGCTACTTTTAAGCAAGTGA
- a CDS encoding cell division protein, whose protein sequence is MSITPQEISDKAFSRTFRGYNQEEVDLFLDKIYFELEEMIRYKDETELYIKKLEERLSYYTNDIPKRTVTSEQEPEAINDSIFY, encoded by the coding sequence ATGTCAATTACACCACAAGAAATAAGTGATAAAGCTTTCTCAAGAACATTCAGAGGCTACAATCAGGAAGAAGTTGACCTCTTTCTAGATAAGATTTACTTTGAATTAGAGGAGATGATTCGATATAAAGATGAAACTGAACTCTATATCAAAAAACTAGAAGAACGTCTTTCCTATTATACGAATGATATTCCTAAGAGAACAGTAACAAGCGAGCAAGAACCAGAAGCAATTAATGATTCTATTTTTTATTAA
- a CDS encoding cell division protein DivIVA → MPITSLEIKDKTFGTRFRGFDPEEVDEFLDIVVRDYEDLVRSNHDKETHIKSLEERLSYFDEMKDSLSQSVLIAQDTAERVKQAAQERSNNIIQQAEQDAQRLLEEAKYKANEILRQATDNAKRVAVETEELKNKSRVFHQRLKSTIESQLAIVESSDWEDILRPTATYLQTSDEAFKEVVGEVLGETVSLQPEEEPIDMTRQFTPEEVAELQARIEAGNKELAEFEAQQNQQTEESDQHEESVEVEATAATENDANKESVLIL, encoded by the coding sequence ATGCCAATTACATCGTTAGAAATTAAAGATAAAACCTTTGGCACAAGATTTAGAGGTTTTGACCCAGAAGAAGTAGACGAGTTTCTTGATATCGTTGTTCGTGATTATGAAGACTTGGTTCGTAGCAATCACGATAAAGAGACACACATCAAGAGTTTGGAAGAACGTTTGTCTTACTTTGATGAGATGAAGGATTCCTTGAGTCAGTCAGTTTTGATTGCCCAAGATACAGCTGAGCGTGTTAAACAAGCTGCTCAAGAACGTTCAAACAATATTATTCAACAAGCTGAACAAGATGCTCAGCGTTTGCTTGAAGAAGCGAAATACAAGGCAAATGAAATTCTCCGTCAGGCAACAGATAATGCGAAGAGAGTGGCTGTTGAGACAGAAGAGTTGAAGAACAAGAGCCGTGTATTCCATCAACGCCTCAAGTCTACGATTGAAAGTCAATTGGCTATTGTCGAGTCATCTGATTGGGAAGATATTCTTCGCCCAACAGCTACTTACCTTCAGACAAGTGATGAAGCCTTTAAAGAAGTGGTGGGTGAAGTTCTTGGTGAAACTGTATCTTTACAACCAGAGGAAGAGCCTATTGATATGACTCGTCAATTCACACCAGAAGAGGTTGCTGAATTGCAAGCTCGTATCGAGGCAGGGAACAAAGAATTAGCTGAGTTTGAAGCTCAACAAAATCAACAGACAGAAGAAAGTGACCAGCATGAAGAGTCAGTTGAAGTAGAAGCTACTGCGGCAACTGAGAACGATGCAAATAAAGAATCTGTTCTTATCCTATAA
- the ileS gene encoding isoleucine--tRNA ligase (IleRS; catalyzes the formation of isoleucyl-tRNA(Ile) from isoleucine and tRNA(Ile); since isoleucine and other amino acids such as valine are similar, there are additional editing function in this enzyme; one is involved in hydrolysis of activated valine-AMP and the other is involved in deacylation of mischarged Val-tRNA(Ile); there are two active sites, one for aminoacylation and one for editing; class-I aminoacyl-tRNA synthetase family type 1 subfamily; some organisms carry two different copies of this enzyme) — MKLKETLNLGKTDFPMRAGLPTKEPVWQKEWEEAKLYQRRQELNQGKPHFTLHDGPPYANGNIHVGHAMNKISKDIIVRSKSMSGFYAPYIPGWDTHGLPIEQVLAKQGVKRKEMDLVEYLKLCREYALSQVDKQREDFKRLGVSGDWENPYVTLTPDYEAAQIRVFGEMAKKGYIYRGAKPVYWSWSSESALAEAEIEYHDLLSTSLYYANRVKDGKGVLDTDTYIVVWTTTPFTITASRGLTVGADIDYVLVQPAGESRKFVVASELLNSLSEKFGWADVQVLATYRGQELNHIVTVHPWDTAVDELVILGDHVTTDSGTGIVHTAPGFGEDDYNVGVANGLEVAVTVNERGIMMENAGPEFAGQFYDKVVPTVIEKLGDLLLAQEEISHSYPFDWRTKKPIIWRAVPQWFASVSKFRQEILDEIEKVKFHSEWGKVRLYNMIRDRGDWVISRQRAWGVPLPIFYAEDGTPIMTAETIEHVAQLFEEHGSIIWWERDAKDLLPEGFTHPGSPNGEFKKETDIMDVWFDSGSSWNGVVVNRPELKYPADLYLEGSDQYRGWFNSSLITSVANHGVAPYKQILSQGFALDGKGEKMSKSLGNTIAPSDVEKQFGAEILRLWVTSVDSSNDVRISMDILSQVSETYRKIRNTLRFLIANTSDFNPAQDAVAYDELRSVDKYMTIRFNQLVKTIRDAYANFEFLTIYKALVNFINVDLSAFYLDFAKDVVYIEGAKSLERRQMQTVFYDVLVKITKLLTPILPHTAEEIWSYLEFEAEEFVQLSELPEAETFANQEEILDTWSAFMDFRGQAQKALEEARNAKVIGKSLEAHLTVYPNEVVKTLLGAVDSNVAQLLIVSELNIAEGTAPEGAVSFEDVAFTVERAAGEVCDRCRRIDPTTAERSYHAVICDHCASIVEENFADAVAEGFEAK, encoded by the coding sequence ATGAAACTTAAAGAAACCCTCAATTTAGGGAAAACAGACTTTCCTATGCGTGCTGGTCTTCCAACTAAAGAACCAGTTTGGCAAAAAGAATGGGAAGAAGCAAAACTTTACCAACGTCGTCAAGAATTGAACCAAGGAAAACCGCATTTCACCTTGCATGATGGACCTCCGTATGCAAACGGAAATATCCACGTTGGACATGCCATGAACAAGATTTCCAAAGATATTATTGTTCGTTCTAAGTCTATGTCAGGATTCTATGCACCTTACATCCCAGGTTGGGATACACATGGTTTGCCAATCGAGCAAGTCTTGGCAAAACAAGGCGTTAAACGCAAAGAAATGGACTTGGTTGAGTACTTGAAACTTTGCCGCGAGTACGCTCTTTCTCAAGTTGATAAACAACGTGAAGACTTTAAACGATTGGGTGTTTCTGGTGACTGGGAAAATCCTTATGTGACTTTGACTCCAGACTATGAAGCAGCTCAGATCCGTGTCTTTGGTGAGATGGCTAAAAAAGGCTATATCTACCGTGGTGCCAAGCCAGTTTACTGGTCATGGTCTTCTGAGTCAGCCCTTGCTGAAGCGGAAATTGAGTACCATGACTTGCTTTCAACTTCTCTTTACTATGCTAACCGCGTCAAAGACGGAAAAGGTGTCCTAGATACAGATACTTACATCGTAGTTTGGACCACTACACCATTTACCATTACAGCCTCTCGTGGTTTGACAGTTGGAGCAGATATTGATTATGTATTGGTACAACCAGCTGGTGAATCTCGTAAGTTTGTAGTTGCTTCAGAATTATTGAATAGTCTTTCTGAGAAATTTGGTTGGGCGGATGTTCAAGTCTTGGCGACTTACCGTGGTCAAGAATTGAACCACATTGTGACAGTCCACCCATGGGATACGGCTGTAGATGAGTTGGTAATCCTGGGTGACCACGTTACGACTGACTCTGGTACAGGTATCGTCCATACAGCCCCTGGTTTTGGTGAGGACGACTACAATGTTGGTGTTGCCAACGGCCTTGAAGTTGCTGTAACAGTTAACGAACGCGGTATTATGATGGAAAATGCTGGTCCTGAATTTGCGGGTCAGTTCTATGACAAGGTTGTGCCGACTGTTATCGAAAAACTGGGCGATTTGCTCCTTGCTCAAGAAGAAATCTCTCACTCATACCCATTTGACTGGCGTACCAAGAAACCAATCATCTGGCGTGCTGTTCCACAGTGGTTTGCCTCTGTATCTAAATTCCGCCAAGAAATCTTGGATGAAATTGAAAAAGTGAAGTTCCACTCAGAATGGGGTAAAGTTCGTCTTTACAATATGATTCGTGACCGTGGCGACTGGGTTATCTCTCGTCAACGTGCTTGGGGAGTTCCCCTTCCTATCTTCTATGCTGAAGACGGAACGCCAATCATGACTGCTGAGACTATTGAACATGTAGCTCAACTCTTTGAGGAACACGGTTCTATCATCTGGTGGGAACGTGATGCTAAGGACCTCTTGCCAGAAGGATTTACTCATCCAGGTTCACCAAATGGCGAGTTCAAGAAAGAAACAGATATCATGGACGTATGGTTTGACTCAGGTTCATCATGGAATGGAGTAGTGGTCAACCGTCCAGAACTCAAATATCCAGCAGATCTATACCTTGAAGGTTCTGACCAGTACCGTGGTTGGTTCAACTCATCACTTATCACATCTGTTGCTAACCATGGCGTTGCTCCTTACAAACAAATCTTGTCACAAGGTTTTGCCCTTGATGGTAAAGGTGAGAAGATGTCTAAATCTCTTGGAAATACCATTGCTCCAAGTGATGTTGAAAAACAATTTGGTGCGGAAATCTTGCGTCTCTGGGTAACAAGTGTGGACTCAAGCAATGACGTGCGTATCTCTATGGATATCTTGAGCCAAGTCTCTGAAACTTACCGTAAGATCCGTAACACTCTTCGTTTCTTGATTGCCAACACATCTGACTTTAACCCAGCTCAAGACGCAGTAGCTTACGATGAGCTTCGTTCTGTTGACAAGTACATGACCATCCGCTTTAACCAGCTTGTGAAAACGATTCGTGATGCTTATGCCAACTTTGAATTCTTGACAATCTACAAGGCCTTGGTGAACTTCATCAACGTTGATTTGTCAGCCTTCTACCTTGACTTCGCTAAAGACGTTGTTTACATCGAAGGTGCCAAATCACTCGAACGCCGTCAAATGCAGACTGTGTTCTATGACGTTCTTGTCAAAATCACCAAACTCTTGACACCAATCCTTCCTCACACTGCAGAAGAAATCTGGTCATATCTTGAGTTTGAAGCTGAAGAATTTGTTCAATTGTCAGAATTGCCAGAAGCAGAAACTTTTGCCAACCAAGAAGAAATCTTGGATACATGGTCAGCCTTCATGGATTTCCGTGGACAAGCTCAAAAAGCCTTGGAAGAAGCGCGTAATGCAAAAGTTATCGGTAAATCACTCGAAGCACACTTGACAGTTTATCCAAATGAAGTGGTGAAAACTCTTCTTGGAGCAGTGGATAGCAATGTAGCTCAACTTTTGATCGTGTCAGAATTGAACATCGCTGAAGGTACAGCTCCAGAAGGCGCAGTTAGCTTTGAGGATGTTGCCTTTACAGTTGAACGCGCTGCAGGTGAAGTTTGTGACCGTTGCCGTCGTATCGACCCAACTACTGCAGAACGCAGCTACCACGCAGTTATCTGTGACCACTGTGCAAGCATCGTAGAAGAAAACTTTGCGGATGCAGTTGCAGAAGGATTTGAAGCCAAATAA
- a CDS encoding UDP-galactose-4-epimerase codes for MQEKILVTGGAGFIGTHTVIELIQAGHQVVVVDNLVNSNRKSLEVVERITGVEIPFYEADIRDTDTLRDIFKQEEPTGVIHFAGLKAVGESTRIPLTYYDNNIAGTVSLLKAMEENNCKNIIFSSSATVYGDPHTVPILEDFPLSVTNPYGRTKLMLEEILTDIYKADSEWNVVLLRYFNPIGAHESGDLGENPNGIPNNLLPYVSQVAVGKLEQVQVFGDDYDTEDGTGVRDYIHVVDLAKGHVAALKKLQKGSGLNVYNLGTGKGYSVLEIIQNMEKAVGRPIPYRIVERRPGDIATCYSDPAKAKAELGWKAELDIAQMCEDAWRWQSKHPNGFED; via the coding sequence ATGCAAGAAAAGATTTTGGTAACTGGTGGTGCTGGATTTATCGGAACCCACACTGTTATTGAGTTGATCCAAGCAGGTCATCAAGTGGTTGTGGTGGATAATCTTGTCAATAGCAATCGTAAAAGTTTAGAAGTTGTTGAAAGAATCACAGGAGTTGAGATTCCTTTTTATGAGGCAGATATCCGTGACACAGATACACTCAGAGATATTTTCAAGCAGGAAGAACCGACTGGTGTCATTCACTTTGCGGGTTTGAAGGCTGTTGGTGAATCAACCCGTATCCCTCTTACCTACTATGACAACAATATCGCAGGAACTGTCAGCCTTCTAAAAGCCATGGAAGAAAATAACTGTAAGAACATCATCTTCAGTTCTTCGGCGACAGTTTACGGAGATCCTCACACTGTTCCAATCTTAGAAGATTTCCCACTTTCAGTGACCAATCCATACGGTCGTACCAAGCTTATGCTAGAGGAAATTCTGACCGATATCTACAAGGCAGACTCAGAATGGAATGTGGTCTTGCTGCGTTACTTCAACCCAATCGGAGCACATGAGAGCGGTGACTTGGGAGAAAATCCTAACGGAATTCCAAACAATCTCTTGCCTTATGTTTCACAAGTAGCAGTGGGCAAACTAGAACAAGTACAAGTGTTTGGAGATGATTACGATACAGAAGATGGAACCGGTGTTCGTGACTATATCCACGTCGTAGACCTAGCTAAAGGTCACGTTGCAGCTTTGAAAAAGCTTCAAAAAGGTTCAGGTCTTAATGTTTATAACCTTGGAACTGGTAAAGGTTACTCCGTTCTTGAAATTATCCAAAACATGGAAAAAGCAGTGGGACGTCCTATTCCTTACCGCATCGTAGAACGCCGCCCAGGTGATATAGCTACCTGCTACTCAGACCCAGCAAAAGCCAAAGCAGAACTGGGCTGGAAAGCAGAACTCGACATCGCCCAAATGTGTGAAGACGCATGGCGTTGGCAAAGCAAGCATCCAAATGGATTTGAAGACTAA